Sequence from the Armatimonadota bacterium genome:
GTGAGCGGGCACTCCACCCCGCCGGCCAGGATGAGGTCCGCCTCGCCGGCCCGGATGGCCCGGAAGGCCTCGCCGATGGCGATGGCCGCCGAGGTGCAGGAGTCGGAGTTGGCGCTGGTGGGGCCGGTCAGCCCGAACTCGATGGCCACGTTGCAGGAGGCCGACCCGCTGAAGACGGCCAGGGCCAGGGTGGGCCTGACCCGCCGGATCCCCTCGCGCAGGAAGGCGACGTGCTGCTCCTCCGCGAAGGCCGCCCCGCCCAGCGCCGCGCCGATGAAGACGCCGGCGCGGTCGCGGTCCACCGCCTCCCACCGCAGGTTGGCGTCCTCCACGGCCTGGCGGGCCGCGGCGACGGCGAACTGGGCGAAGCGGTCCAGTCGCCGGGCGCGGCGGGCGTCCATCCAGGCCAGCGGGTCGAAGTCGCGCACCTCGCCGGCGATACGCGAGGCGAAGCCGCTGGCGTCGAAACGGGTGATGGGGCCGATCCCCGACCGCCCCTCGCGCATGGCCGCCAGCAGCCCCTCCCGTCCGTGGCCCACCGGGGTCACCGCCCCGATGCCGGTGATGACGACGCGTCGACGGGTCACCCCTCGCCCTCCCCCGCGGGCTGCCCCGGGGCTTCGGTCAGCTCCGCCAGGGCCTTGACGCGCCGCAGCGTCCGGCCGGCCACGTGGGTGATGAAGACGCGGCCGACCACCCACCGCGCCACCCAGTGCAGCGGCGGGGGCCAGCGCAGGTCGTGGCGCACGCGTACGCGCACCCCGCCGGCCGTGGGCGTGAAGGACCACTCCACCCGCATGCCGCGGGTCGGCCCGGCGGTGTGGGTGAAGAGGATCCGCCGCTCCGCCGGCCGTACCTCCTGGACCGCCCGCCAGCGCACGGGGATGCGCCCGCGCCGCGCCGCCATCTCCACGGCCGTGCGCGGGCCATCGCGCCCCAGGACCCGGACCCACCGGTAGTGCGGGAGGCGCTCCGGCCACCGCTCCACGTCGGCGGCCAGGGCGAACACCCGCTCCCAGGGCGCGGCGATGTCGATCACGCTCTCCGTCTGCATGCGGCCAGCCAGCCGATCCCGGTATCGTGCACCGTCGCAGGCCCCGCCGCCCTCCCGCCGATCAGCCCCAGGAAGGCCGACGCCAGCGCCGGCCAGCGCGCCCAGGCCGCCACGACCGGCTCGATGAGCGCAGGGCGAAGCGCCACGGCGTCGACGGCGCCCAGGAAGACGGAGAGGAGGGCGTAGCGCCGCCGGTGCCAGCGGACGTACGGGGCGAAGGCCTGAGGGTGGCCCTCGAGGCCGTCGGCCAGGGCGGCATCGATGACCCGGGCGGCGCGCACTGCGCCGGCGAGGGCGAGCGTGACCCCCTGCCCGGTCAAGGGGTCGACGAAGGCGGCGGCATCGCCGACCAGCACGACGCCCGGCCCGGCCGGCCGGCGGCGCCAGAACCCCAGCGGTCCCACCGCACGCCACCCCGGAGCCACCTCCACGCCCGGCTGGCGCAGGCGTGCGTGGAGGCGGGGGAATCGCGCCAGCACGGCGTCGAGGGCCGCAGGGTCGTGGCGCACCCTGCGATCAAGGCCGCGGGGCGCGAGCACGGGGGTGACGTTGGCCCACCCGTCGGGGAACGCGGAGACGCCACAGTAGGCATCGTGCGCCAGGTGCATCTCCGCGTAGCCGGGCCGGGTGCGCAGGCCCCGCACGCGCAGGGCCAGGGCGAAGCGGCCCCGCCGCGGTCCGGGTCCCCCCAGGCCGGCGGCCGCCGCCACGCGGGACCGGCACCCGTCGGCGCCGACGAGCACGCGCGCCTCCACGCGTCCGCGCGGGGTCTCGACCCACCACGTCCCTCGCCGGGGGACACCGGCCCGCGCCCCGCCGTGTCCATCGATGCCGATCACCGGCACGCCGGTGCGCACCTCGACGCCGGCGCGGGAGGCGGCCTGGAGGAGCGCGGCATCGAGGGCGTCCCGCGGCACGGAGAGGCCCTGCCCGGCCTGGAAGGGCGCTGCGACCTCCCGCCCTCCCGGGGAGACGATCACCATCCCGCGCAGCGGCCGGGACACGTCGGCGAGGGCACCGTCCAGCCCCAGGTGCGCCAGGGCCTGAGCGCCCACCGGGTTCAGGTAGTCGCCGCACGGCTTGGGCCGCGGGAAGGGGCGGGCGTCGAGGAGCAGGACGTCGCGGCCTGCGCGCGCCAGGAGGAGGGCGGTGGCGCTCCCCGCCGGTCCGCCGCCCACCACCACGACCTCGACCCGGCGGCCGGCCACGCCATCAGGGCGCTGGACGGGGCTCATCGGCGGTGTAGCGGCAGCGGTCACGGGGTGTGGCCGCCCGGACGCGGCCGTGCCGCGGATGCCGGCCGTCAGGGTCGGGGCGACGGCACACGAGCGAGAGGCGGAAGAGCGGGTGGCGTCTGAGGGTGACCTCCCGCAGACCGGCACGGGCACAGAGGGCCTCCACCTCGGGCACCGTGTAGGCGCGCCGCACCGAGAGCGGGCCGTCCGCCCGGGTGATGGGACTCCGCTGAACCGTGGCGGCCAGGACCCGGGCCCCGGCATACGCGCCCCACGCGCGGACCAGGTCGGTGACGATGAAGCCGCGCCGCCCCACCCGGTCGAGTTCCCGCAGGACCGCCACCGCCGCATCCGGGGAGAAGTGGTGGAGGGTACTCGTGCAGATGGCCACGTCCACCGCGCCGTCGGGCAGCGGGAGCGCCCGTGCGTCCCCGACGACCACGGCGATCTCGGGGAAGGAGGCTGTGGCCTCCTGCGCCAGGGTAGCGATCAGAGGGTGCCGGTCGAGGGCAAGGACGCGCACGGCGACCCCGCGCGCCCGTCCCCAGGCGACGAAGGCGCGGGGGAGGTCGGCGCCCCCGGTGGCCACGTCGGCCAGGGTGAGCGTCGTCACACCGGGGGCCAGGAACGGCCCGAGGAGGCGCACCACCAGGCGGCGCATCCCCAGCAGCCGGTTGAGGCGGGCCAGGTCGGCGAGGCAGGCGGCCATTGCCGCCAGCGGCTGGGGCCGCTCCATCGCCTCGACGGCCTCCACGCGCGTCAGGGGAGGCAGCAGGGGCATCGCTCCGGTCCCTCCAGCATCGTCATGCGGCTGTGTAACGGTCTTACCACAGGCGAGGTCGCGGGCGCAGGGTGCCCTCCGGGGGATGCTACGGGCGGAGGCCGGTGGGGGGGACGCGGGGTCCGGAGGCGTCGGGCAGGGTCGGCGCGGGAGGGGCGGGCCCGCGCGGGGGTTCAGCCGCCGGGGCGGGGGGTCAGCCGCCAGGGCGGGGGGTCAGTCGCCGGGGCGGCGCACGACCACCAGCATCGAGGCGACGCCGCGCTGCTCCCGCTCCGCCCGGTTCACGACCTGGCCGCCGACGACGAGCGTCGACGAGCCACCCCCGTCGAGGTTCATGGCCTGCACGGCGCCGAGCGCCCGCATGAACCGGGCCAGCTCGTAGAGGTTCATGCCGCTGTTCTCGCGGTTGCGCCCTTCCACCGTGACCAGGACCACCTTTCCCGCCGCCGTGATGCCGACCGCCGACCGGGAGGTGCGGCGCATGACGAGGCTGCGGGGGAACCACTCCCACTCGTAGGGCACGAAGACCTCCCCGTCCTTCACCAGGCGCGGCCCCCCGCCGAGGGCGTGGACGATGCTCCCGGGCGTCACCGCCAGGTCGAGGCGGAGGCGCTGCTGGCGCTGCAGGGTCTCGGTGAGGTAGTGCGTCTCCCAGGCGGCGGTGGAGAGGACGTAGCCGTCGGCGGGGATGGGGACGCGGCCGGAGGCGAAGCCCACGACGTAACCGTCGCGCACGACGGCGCTCAGCCGGTGCGCCGGCGTGAGCGGCCCGTACTCGGGGGTGTAGACGGCCACCCCGCCGGAGCGCGGCGGCCGGTTCACCGCCGAGATGGGCGCGCGCCGCCCCGTGTCGGTCTCCAGGCGCCCGCGGAACTCGAAGGGCTGGATCACCGGGCGCCCCTGGGTGGTGATGGCGAAGACCGAGCGGCGCGGCAGCGGCGTGGAGAGGAGCTTGCCGTCGATGACGACCATCCCGAGCGGCTGGCCGGTGGGGACGGTGAAGAACCCGCCGTTGATGGCGGCGATGGCGTCGTGGCGGGTGGCGGCGGCGCCGGTCGGCTCGTGCCCGGGGATGACCCCGGAGGCGAGGACGGGACGGAGCTCGATGCGCGGGTCGCCCAGGTCGACCGTGACCGCGTGGACGGCCGTCGAGCCGCGCCCCGTCTCCACCCGCAGTTTCCGGTAGGCCACGCTGGCCGGGAGTGGCGTGGTGGCCTGCCAGACGGGGACCAGGATGACGGCCAGCTTGTAGGGCTCGGCCCGGGTGAAGAACTTGTAGCGGGCGGCCCGCCGCAGCCCGATGCTCATCCGCACGATGCGGCTGTCCAGCGTCTCCTGCCAGACGTCCCCCACCACCCCCGTGCGCACCGGGACGACCCGGGGGCGGTCCGCCTCCACCGGCCAGAGGTCGACCAGAAGCCGGTCAGCGGCATTCACCGTGCGGAAGCGGACCGGCCGGTCCAGGTGGACCACGATCTTCACTGCGCTCTCCTGAAGAGTCCAGCCGATGTCCAGCAGGCGGGCGGGGTCGTCTCCACGGGGCTGCCCGCCGGCCGGGCCCGCCGGGAGGAGGAAGAGGATGGCCAGGAACGCCAGGATGAGCGCCACGACGGTTGCTCGGGTCGAACGCGGCGACGGCTCGACGACGAACGCCGCTTTCTCTACGACCTGACCTGCCCTGTTTCCTCTTCGTTAAGACGGGTTCGTCCAGACGGGCCGCGCGAACCACCGCCCAACAGAAAAGCGCCCCGGCCCACGAGCCAGGACGCTGGGCGTGCACACCCCGAGGGGGACCTACCCCGCTGTCCTCCTCAGGTGGGCCGGGGTCACGGGATCCATCCGCGGCCTCACCTCCTTTCCCCTGAGCCATCTGGCAACCCAGGGCGACTGCCACAGCCTAGCTAGCGAAGCCGCTCTGCGCCCGTCAACGCGCTGTATGACCTCAGTGGATGAGGCAGTACACGCGCAGTGAGGCAGGCTCCCCGCGGCGCGGGGCCCTCACGGCCCATAGACGACGCGGACCTGGTCGCGGTCCTGCGGCACGTAGGCGAGGGGGTCGCGGACCTCCCGGCCGTTCACCAGGACGCGCAGGTGCGCCTGCCGCCCGTCGGGGCAGCGCTCCCCGTCCCGCAAGGTCCGCCCGTCGGGCAAGGAGAGCGTGGAAGGGGTGAGGCGCATGCCGACGCTGCGGAAGAACGCGCCAAGCGACGCCGCCCGACCGCTGGTCTCGCGCGTGCTCGGGTGAATGTGGATCACCCCGTCGCCGTGCGTGTGGACGTCGCCCGGAGAGGGCGGGAACGGCGGTTGCACCGTCCCGCACACTTCCAGGGTGAAGCGGGCGTGCCAGTGATCCCCCACGCGAGGCAGGCGCGGCTGGCGGGCCAGGGCCGCCACCATGAGGATGAAGGCGGCCGCCACCACCGCGGCGACAAGCCAGGGGAGGTAGCCCCGCCGCCGGCCGGCCGGCTGGCGGGGACGGGCGCGGGCGCGGTGTTTGCGGGTCACGCCGTCATTCTATCCGCCGGCGAGGTTGCCGCTCCCTGCCGCTCGGACCGACCGCCGGCAAGGGGAACGACCCGACGGCCCGAATGGTTCCGGGGATGAGCCCGATGCGCCTGCGGGTGGGCCGCCCGCTCGCCGTCCTCCTCCTTGCGCTCATGCTGGTGCTGGCCGGGCTCGGCGCGCGGGCCCTGGCCGTGCGGACCTGGAATGCGGTCGTCGAGTACCGCACGCCGTTCGCTGCTCCGCTCCCGCCCGCGCCGGGCGGCCCCGGCCCGGCGCGGCGGGCGCTCCTCATCGTCGCGGACGGCCTGCGTGTCGACACCTTCGCCGGCATGGCCGTGCGCGAGCGGTTCCAGACCCGCGCCGCGCTGGGGAGGGCCTGGGCCACGCCGCCGACGCTCTCGTACCCCGGGTGGACGGCCATCGCCACCGGTGCCCCACCGGAGATCAGCGGGGTGACGACGAACTGGCACCGCGGCCCCGTGCGCGTGGATTCGCTCTTCGCCGCCGCCCGGCGCGCCGGGCACCGCACGGCCGCCGCCGGGCACCCCGGGTGGCGCCAGCTCTTCGGCGGTGACCTGGACGAGGTCGTGGCGGTCCCCGACCCACCCCTGACCGACCTGGCCGCCATCCACCAGACCACCATCGCGGTGGCCCGCGCCGGCGAGCGCTTCCTGCGCGAGGGCACGGCCGCCCTCATCCTCCTCCACTTCCCGGCCCCGGACCTGATGGCGCATGGCTACGGCGTGCGCAGCCAGCCCTACGCCGACACGGTGCGCGTGCTGGACGAGGAGCTGGGGCGGCTGCTCGCTCGAGTGGACCTCGCCACCACGGCCGTGCTGCTGACCGCGGACCACGGCCACCTGGACCGCGGGGGGCACGGCGGCGCCGAGGAGGTCGTCCGGGCGGTGCCGCTCCTGCTGGCCGGCCCCGGGGTGGCGGCGGGGGAAGGGTTCGAGGCGCGCCACGCAGACCTCGCCCCCACGCTGGCCGCCCTGCTGGGCCTGCCCATCCCCAGCCACAGCGTGGGCCGCCCGCTCATCGAGGCCTTCACGGCGATGCCGGAGGGGCTGGACCGGCGGTGGGGGCAGCAGCAGGCGGCCATCTTCGGGGTCTACGCGCAGGTGGCGCTGCGCCGGCACGCGCCCGTCTTCACCACGCCGCTGGGGACGGCCACCCCCGAGGAGGCGCTCATGGCCGCCGCCGACGACCTGGCCCGGCAGATGTCGGAGTGGCGCGAGCGGGGGCTTGGGCGCGAGCGCCGGTCACGCCTGCCGGGAGCCCTCGTCCTGGGGCTCGTGCCGCTGGCGGGGCTGCTGGCCTACCGCCCGCGACGAGACCTGCTGCCGGCGGCGGCCGGAGCCGCCGTCTTCTTCGTCGTGGCGCTGGGGCTGTACGTCGGCCGCGGGTACACCTTCTCGCTGAGCGTCATCAACCGGGAGGACCTGTTGCGGCCGTTCTTCGACGAGCGTGCCCGCGAGGCGGCCCTGGCGCTGGCCGCCGCCGCCTTCGTGGCCGGGTGGGCCGCCCGGCGGCGCGGGGCGGCCACGGGAGCGGTGGCGGGGCTCACCGCCGCCTACCTCGTCGCCTGGGTCGTCCTGCTCCACGCCCTGCACTTCTGGGTGCTGTGGGGCTTCCGCTTCCCCTGGTACCTCCCGGACCTGGGGCACGGGTTCCGGTTCTACCTGAGCCTGGTGGCGATGGTGCCGGTCGGGGTGCTGGCGCCGGTGACGCCCGTGATCGGGCTCGTGGGGTACGCGGTGGGGAGGGGCATGGAGTGGGTCAGGCGAGGTCGCGCGCCGATGCGGCGCGCGACTACACCGGGTACCCCATCGCCTGGAGCATCTCCCGGCCCTCCTGGGTGAGCCGGTCGGGCGTCCAGGGCGGGGACCAGACGAAGTCCACCGTCACGGTCTGGGCGCCGAGGGCCTTGACCTTCTCCTCGATCTCGGCGGCGATGGCCGGGCCGATGGGGCAGCCCAGCGCGGTGAGGGTCATCTTGATGGCCACGGCCGCGTCGGTCACCGTCAGGTCGTAGACCAGTCCCAGGTCCCAGATGTTCACGGGGATCTCCGGGTCGTAGACGGTCTTGAGGACCTCCACGACCTGGTCGCGGTCGAGCGTCACCATGGCCATCACGCATATTGTAGCCTACGGGCGGTCCCGCATGGTCCCCACCCAGGGGGCGGGGAGCCGTGGCGCGAAGAGGAGTCCACCATGACCTGGCTGTGGCGGGTGCTGCTGGTCGCGCTGGTCGTCGTCCTCTTCATCCTCGCCCCCACCCTGGCGCGCTGGTACACCGACTGGCTGTGGTTCGGCGAGGTGGGCTACCGCCGCGTCTTCTGGGTGCCGCTCCTCTCCCGCATCGGTGTCACCCTCGTGGTGGGTGGCGTGCTCTTCCTGCTGCTCTCCCTGAACGCCCTGCCGCTGCTACGGCGCCCGCCGGCCGGCGAGGTCGTCGATATGGTGCGGACGCCCCGCGGCTTCCGCCGCCGCCGCGCGCCCACCCTGTTGCCGCGCTGGGTCACGCTGGGGCTGGCGGCACTGGCCTTCGTGGCAGGGCTGGGGGCCTCGGAGCGGTGGCCGATGTTCCAGCAGTTCGTGCACGCCCGGCCCTTCGGCGTGCCCGACCCGCTCTTCGGCATCGACGCCGGGTTCTTCGTCTTCCGCCTCCCCGTCTACCAGTGGGTCGCCCAGTTCCTCTTCGCCTGGCTCGTGGTGACACTCATCG
This genomic interval carries:
- a CDS encoding SRPBCC family protein; this translates as MQTESVIDIAAPWERVFALAADVERWPERLPHYRWVRVLGRDGPRTAVEMAARRGRIPVRWRAVQEVRPAERRILFTHTAGPTRGMRVEWSFTPTAGGVRVRVRHDLRWPPPLHWVARWVVGRVFITHVAGRTLRRVKALAELTEAPGQPAGEGEG
- a CDS encoding NAD(P)/FAD-dependent oxidoreductase, with amino-acid sequence MAGRRVEVVVVGGGPAGSATALLLARAGRDVLLLDARPFPRPKPCGDYLNPVGAQALAHLGLDGALADVSRPLRGMVIVSPGGREVAAPFQAGQGLSVPRDALDAALLQAASRAGVEVRTGVPVIGIDGHGGARAGVPRRGTWWVETPRGRVEARVLVGADGCRSRVAAAAGLGGPGPRRGRFALALRVRGLRTRPGYAEMHLAHDAYCGVSAFPDGWANVTPVLAPRGLDRRVRHDPAALDAVLARFPRLHARLRQPGVEVAPGWRAVGPLGFWRRRPAGPGVVLVGDAAAFVDPLTGQGVTLALAGAVRAARVIDAALADGLEGHPQAFAPYVRWHRRRYALLSVFLGAVDAVALRPALIEPVVAAWARWPALASAFLGLIGGRAAGPATVHDTGIGWLAACRRRA
- a CDS encoding methyltransferase domain-containing protein — translated: MPLLPPLTRVEAVEAMERPQPLAAMAACLADLARLNRLLGMRRLVVRLLGPFLAPGVTTLTLADVATGGADLPRAFVAWGRARGVAVRVLALDRHPLIATLAQEATASFPEIAVVVGDARALPLPDGAVDVAICTSTLHHFSPDAAVAVLRELDRVGRRGFIVTDLVRAWGAYAGARVLAATVQRSPITRADGPLSVRRAYTVPEVEALCARAGLREVTLRRHPLFRLSLVCRRPDPDGRHPRHGRVRAATPRDRCRYTADEPRPAP
- a CDS encoding phosphodiester glycosidase family protein is translated as MALILAFLAILFLLPAGPAGGQPRGDDPARLLDIGWTLQESAVKIVVHLDRPVRFRTVNAADRLLVDLWPVEADRPRVVPVRTGVVGDVWQETLDSRIVRMSIGLRRAARYKFFTRAEPYKLAVILVPVWQATTPLPASVAYRKLRVETGRGSTAVHAVTVDLGDPRIELRPVLASGVIPGHEPTGAAATRHDAIAAINGGFFTVPTGQPLGMVVIDGKLLSTPLPRRSVFAITTQGRPVIQPFEFRGRLETDTGRRAPISAVNRPPRSGGVAVYTPEYGPLTPAHRLSAVVRDGYVVGFASGRVPIPADGYVLSTAAWETHYLTETLQRQQRLRLDLAVTPGSIVHALGGGPRLVKDGEVFVPYEWEWFPRSLVMRRTSRSAVGITAAGKVVLVTVEGRNRENSGMNLYELARFMRALGAVQAMNLDGGGSSTLVVGGQVVNRAEREQRGVASMLVVVRRPGD
- a CDS encoding alkaline phosphatase family protein, yielding MSPMRLRVGRPLAVLLLALMLVLAGLGARALAVRTWNAVVEYRTPFAAPLPPAPGGPGPARRALLIVADGLRVDTFAGMAVRERFQTRAALGRAWATPPTLSYPGWTAIATGAPPEISGVTTNWHRGPVRVDSLFAAARRAGHRTAAAGHPGWRQLFGGDLDEVVAVPDPPLTDLAAIHQTTIAVARAGERFLREGTAALILLHFPAPDLMAHGYGVRSQPYADTVRVLDEELGRLLARVDLATTAVLLTADHGHLDRGGHGGAEEVVRAVPLLLAGPGVAAGEGFEARHADLAPTLAALLGLPIPSHSVGRPLIEAFTAMPEGLDRRWGQQQAAIFGVYAQVALRRHAPVFTTPLGTATPEEALMAAADDLARQMSEWRERGLGRERRSRLPGALVLGLVPLAGLLAYRPRRDLLPAAAGAAVFFVVALGLYVGRGYTFSLSVINREDLLRPFFDERAREAALALAAAAFVAGWAARRRGAATGAVAGLTAAYLVAWVVLLHALHFWVLWGFRFPWYLPDLGHGFRFYLSLVAMVPVGVLAPVTPVIGLVGYAVGRGMEWVRRGRAPMRRATTPGTPSPGASPGPPG
- a CDS encoding iron-sulfur cluster assembly protein, which codes for MAMVTLDRDQVVEVLKTVYDPEIPVNIWDLGLVYDLTVTDAAVAIKMTLTALGCPIGPAIAAEIEEKVKALGAQTVTVDFVWSPPWTPDRLTQEGREMLQAMGYPV